GCACTTTCTCCGGCAGCCAGAAATTGCCGGTCAACCGGTTCCAGACTTCGAGATCCTTGTCGTCCTCGACCCGGTTCCAGTTGATGGCGCGCACGCGGGACGCCGGTTTGATTTGCATGTTCATGAAGTTTCCCGGTCGGTTAGAGCGTGCAGGAGACACAGCCCTGCACCTCGGTGCCGGACAGCGCCATCTGGCGAAGGCGGATGTAGTAGATCGTCTTGATGCCCTTCTTCCAGGCATGGATCTGCGCCTTGTTGATGTCGCGGGTCGTTGCCGTGTCGCGGAAGAATAAGGTCAGCGACAGGCCTTGATCGACATGCTGGGTCGCCGCCGCATAGGTGTCGACGATCTTCTCCGGCCCGATCTCATAGGCGTCCTGATAATAATCGAGATTGTCGTTGGTCATGAACGGCGCCGGATAATAGACGCGGCCGATCTTGCCTTCCTTGCGGATTTCGATCTTCGAGACGATCGGATGGATCGAAGAGGTCGAGTGGTTGATGTAGGAGATCGACCCTGTCGGCGGTACTGCCTGCAGATTCTGGTTATAGAGACCGGAAGTCATCACCGCCTTCTTGAGAGCCGCCCAGTCCTCCTGCGTCGGAATATCGATGCCGGCAGTTTCGAACAGCGTCCTAACTTTCTCCGTCGCTGGCTTCCATTCCTGGCTCGTATATTTGTCGAAATATTCGCCGGAGGCATATTTCGAATTTTCGAAGCTCTTGAAGCTCGTGCCGCGTTCGACCGCGAGGAGGTTCGAGGCGCGGATTGCGTGGTAGGTCACCGTATAGAAATAGATATTGGTGAAATCGACGCCTTCCTCTGAGCCGTAAAAGATGCGTTCGCGGGCGAGATAACCGTGCAGGTTCATCTGCCCGAGGCCGATCGCATGGCTCTCGTCATTGCCCTTTTCGATCGAGGGAACCGAGGAGATATGGCTCATGTCGGACACGGCCGTCAGCGCCCGGATCGAGGTCTCGATCGTCTTGCCGAAATTGGCGGAATCCATCGCCGCGGCGATGTTCAGCGAGCCGAGATTGCAGGAAATATCCTTGCCGAGATGCTTGTAGGAGAGGTCGTCATTGTAGTCGCTCGCCTCGCTCACCTGCAGAATCTCCGAGCAGAGATTGCTCATCGAAATGCGCCCGGCGATCGGGTTCGCCCGGTTCACCGTGTCCTCGAACATGAGGTAGGGATAACCGCTCTCGAACTGGATTTCGGCGATCACCTGAAAGAATTCGCGCGCCTTGATCTTCTTCTTGGCGATGCGGGCGTCTGCCACCATCTCCCGGTAGTTTTCCGTCACCGAAATCTCGGTGAAGGGCACGCCATAGACGCGCTCGACGTCATAGGGCGAGAACAGGTACATGTCCTCGTTATTCCTCGCGAGTTCGAAGGTGATGTCAGGCACGACGACGCCGAGCGACAGCGTCTTGATGCGGATCTTCTCGTCGGCATTTTCGCGCTTGGTGTCGAGAAAACGCATGATATCGGGGTGATGGGCGTTGAGATAGACCGCGCCCGCGCCCTGGCGCGCGCCCAGTTGATTGGCATAGGAGAAGCTGTCTTCGAGCAGCTTCATCACCGGAATGATGCCCGACGACTGGTTTTCGATCTGTTTGATCGGCGCGCCGGCCTCGCGGATGTTCGTCAAGGACAGCGCCACGCCGCCGCCGCGCTTCGACAGCTGCAGCGCCGAATTGATCGACCGGCCGATCGATTCCATATTGTCCTCGACGCGCAGCAGGAAGCAGGAGACGAGCTCGCCGCGCTGTTTCTTGCCGGCATTAAGGAAGGTCGGCGTCGCCGGCTGGAAACGGCCGGAAATGATCTCCTCGACCACGTCGCGGGCAAGTGCCTCGTGCCCACGCGCCAAGGCCAGCGCCACCATGCAGATACGATCTTCGTAGCGTTCGAGATAACGCTTTCCGTCGAAGGTCTTCAGCGTATAGCTGGTGTAATATTTGAAGGCGCCGAGGAAGGTCGGAAAGCGGAACTTCTTGGCATAGGCCTGGTCGAACAGGTCACGCACGAAATTGAAGGAATACTGGTCGAGAACCTCCTGCTCATAATAACCCTCGGTCACGAGGTAATCGAGCTTTTCCCGGAGATTGTGAAAGAACACCGTGTTCTGGTTCACATGCTGCAAAAAATACTGCTTCGCCGCCATGCGGTCCTTGTCGAGCTGGATCCTCCCCTCGTCGTCATAGAGGTTCAACATCGCGTTCAGCGCGTGGTAGTCGAGCGCTTCCGCCGCTTTCAAAGGGCGTTCGCCGGCGGGATGAGCAAAAGTGTTATGCGGTTTTGCGCCCGCATCCCGCGTCAGAGTTGTTCCCGTGTCCAAAATCGTTCCATTCCGTGTTTAACGTTGGCGACATCCGCTTCGGTGCCCAGCAGCTCGAACCTATAGAGGTACGGCACTTGGCATTTCTGTGAGATCACGTCGCCGGCGAGCCCATATGTCTCGCCGAAATTGCTGTTGCCCGCAGCGATCACGCCGCGGATGTGTCCTCGGCTCTCCGCATCGTTGAGGAAACGGATAACCTGCTTGGGAACGGCCCCCTTGCCCCCGTCGCCACTGTAGGTCGGCACAACAAGCACAAAGGGTTCACGGATACGGAATGCGTCTGCGGCACCTGTTGGAATGCGCGCCGCGCACATTCCAAGCTTGGCGACGAACCGATGGGTATTCTCGGACCGGCTGGAATAATAGACGATCAGCCCCATCGTTCGGCCTCGATCAGGAGAGCGCGCTGATCATGTCGGGACGGAAGCCGGCCCAATGCTGCTCGCCGGCGATGACGACGGGCGCCTGCATGTAGCCAAGGCTGCGGACGCGATCGAGCGCTTCGGCATCCTCGGAGATATCGACGATGTCATAAGCGACGCCCAGGCGGTCGAGGGCGCGGTAAGTGGCGGTACATTGGACGCAGGCCGGTTTGCTGTAGACGGTAATGGTCATGATATTCCTCGTGACGACGCGATTGGGACGCAGGGCATCGATCGGAAATCTCGCGATATCCGTCGAAACATTCTCTGATGGTTTGAACGATGCGGCCTGTTCAGCCGCCGGGCGTGATCCGCCCTCTGCTTAGCGCGGGTTGCGGCCTGAACTGAGATACTGACATGACTTCACCCCGAAGTGGCTCATGCGGAGGATCGAGCGGCCTTGCGAAACGCGACGCGGCTATCATCCGCAGCCATGCAACGCGACCTTCCGGACTCCCCGCCCGTGGACGTTTTGTTCGAGGCAGGTCTCCTGGCTCACGGGTCAAAGCATCCTGCCCAGCCTTCCCGGAGCATTATGCTCCAGTGGCCTGAAATCGGACAGTTGCTCGCCGCTTACAGTTGCGGGGGCAGCTCCGGCATAGCCGCGCCATAATGGCGCAACGCACCGTATTCCCGTCTTAGCCTGCGATTCTCACGAATCGAAGGAACCTCGAACACTAGATATGGTACGCGAATCCAAATTCGCGTCAATGGATGGTTTGTGCATTGCGTTACGGCAGGTTTGAAATCACTGCATTCCTGTGAAAAACAGGGATAACGAAAGCTTAAGGAAAACAGGCGGTGGACAAGGCTCGAACGAAGAGAGCCGGTCTATGGCCGCTCTCAGTTTGATGACAAACCTCCCTCTCCGCCTCATCCTCGGCCTTGTGCCGCGGATCTACTGCCTATCGACCGGAGGCAGATGCCCGGGACAAGCCCGAGCATGACGAAAGAGGGGTTGGCGTCCGTTGTCAGCGGTCTACGGTGACGAGCGCCGCAAGGACGTTATCGGATGTTTACATCCTTACTCGAAGCAATCGCAGCGCGTTGATCGTCACCAGCACCGTGGCGCCGGTATCGGCGAGGATCGCCGGCCAGAGGCCGGTGATGCCGGCAATCGTCGTCACCAGGAACACCGCTTTCAGGCCGAGCGCGATGGTAATATTCTGCAGGATATTGCGCATCGTGCGTTTGGACAATTCGATCATCCTTGCCACGTCGCCGACGCGCCCGTGCAGCACGGCGGCATCCGCGGTCTCCAGCGCCACGTCGGTGCCGCCGCCCATGGCAATGCCGATATCGGCTGCGGCCAGCGCCGGCGCGTCGTTGATGCCGTCGCCGACCTTGGCGACGACGAAGCCCTCGCGCTTCAATTCGACGACGACCCGCTGCTTGTCCTCAGGCATCATCTCGCCGCGCCAGTCGATGCCGAGCATGCCGGCAACGGCTGCCGCCGTCCGCTTGTTGTCGCCTGTCAGCATCATCGCCTTGACGCCGGCTGATTTGAGCGTGGCAAGCCCGGCCTGCGCGTCCTCGCGCGGTTCGTCGCGCATGGCGATCAGCCCGGCCGCAACATTGTTGACCAGCAGCACCGAGACGCTCTTGCCCTCGTCGTTCAGGTCAGTGATGCGTGCCTCCTGTTCAGCACCGAGTGCGCCGCGTTCGCGGGCAGCGGGCGGCGACAAAAGATCCAGCGCCTCGCCGCCGGCTTTGCCGCTGACCCCCTTTCCCGGCAGCGCCTCCAGTTCGAAGGCCGGCGGCATGGGAACGCCGTCCGCCTTGGCGCGGTTGAGGATCGCCAGCGCCAGGGGATGGCTGGAGCCCTGCTCCAGCACCGCCGCGCGCGACAAGACTTGCGCCTCGCTCAATCCGAAAGAAATGATATCAGTCACCTGAGGTTTGCCTTCCGTCAGCGTGCCCGTCTTGTCGAAGGCGACCATCGTCACCTTGCCGAGCGTTTCCAGCACCGCGCCGCCCTTCATCAGCAGCCCGCGCCGCGCACCCGAAGAAAGCGAGGCGGCGATCGCCGCCGGCGTCGAGATGACAAGCGCGCAGGGGCAGCCGATCAAGAGGATGGCAAGGCCCTTATAGATCCATTCGCCCCACGACCCACCGAACAACAGCGGCGGAACGATCGCGACAAGTGCGGCGACCACCACCACGCCGGGCGTGTAATAGCGCGAGAACCGATCGATGAAGCGTTCGGTCGGCGCCTTCGATTCCTGCGCTTCCTCCACCAGCTTGACGATACGGGCGATGGTATTGTCGGCTGCGGCCGCGGTGACGCGAACCCTGAGCACCGCATCGCCATTCACGGTTCCGGCAAACACAACGGCATCGACGCCCTTGCGCACCGGCGTACTCTCGCCCGTCACCGGCGCCTCATCGATCGCGCTCTCGCCTGAAATGATAACGCCGTCCGCCGAGATACGATCGCCAGGACGCACCATGATAATCGCGCCGACGGCAAGGCTTTCCGCCGGCACCTCCCGCGTCTGGCCATTGTCTTCGAGCAGCGCGCTCTTCGGCACCAGGGCCGTCAGCGACTGGATGCTTTCGCGCGCCTTGCCCGCAGCCACCCCTTCCAGCAGTTCGCCGACGAGGAACAGGAACACGACAGTTGCCGCCTCTTCGCCTGCATTGATGATGACCGCGCCGACGGCGGCGATCGTCATCAGCATCTCGATCGAAAACGGCGTGCCGGAGAGAGCCGCCATGACGGCGCGCCGCGCGATCGGCACCAGCCCGACCAGCATGGCCACGATGAAGGCATAGGATGCGATCGCCGGCACCAGATGGTCGATAGCATAGGCAGCAACGAGTGCGGCACCCGAAAGGATGGTCAGCCGCCCCTTCTTGCTCTGCCACCAGGGACCGGTCATCGGCGCATGGTCGTGCCTATGCAGCCCCTCGATTTCCTTCTGGCCATGGTCGTGGTCATGATCGTGACCTGCGTGATCATGGCTGGCATGATCGTGATCTCCATGGTCATGGCCCGCATGATCGCCATGATCATGTCCGTGGTCGTGATGATCGTGTGCGCCGTGGCCTTTCGCCGGCGTCGTGCTTCCGGCAAAGGGCGAGACCGAATAGCCGAGCCCCGTCACCTTCTTCTCGATCGCCTTGAGATCGCTGTTGCCGTCGTGCCGGACGGTCATCGTTCCCGCCATCACCGAGACCGAAACATCGGCGACACCCGCCACGCGCCTGACGGCCGTGTCGATCTTGGTCGCGCAGGCGGCGCAATCCATACCGCCAACCCGGTATCGTGTCTCGTTCGTCTCAGCCATGAACCGCTTCCTTGTCAAACAGAAGCATCCCTCCTACATCCTCTAGCGGCTAGAGGTGCAAGAGGAAAATCATGAAAAAGATCACGATCGGCGAAGCTGCACGCCAAAGCGGCGTCAAGGTGCCGACGGTGCGCTATTATGAGAGCATCGGCCTGCTTGCGGCCCCGAGCCGCAGCGAAGGCAACCAGCGCTCCTTCGAGCCTGCCGATATCAACCGCCTCGCCTTCATCCGCCACGCCCGTGAATTGGGCTTCGAAATCGAGGCCATCCGCGCGCTGCTCACGCTGCAGGATGATCCGCACCAGTCCTGCGCCTCGGCCGATGCCATCGCCAAGGCCCGCCTTATTGAAGTCGAGCAACGCATCCGCAGCCTGATGGCTTTGAAGGCCGAACTGGAAACCATGGTGGAAGGCTGCGGCCACGGCCGCGTCGACCAATGCCGCGTCATCGAGGTTCTCGCCGATCACGGCCAGTGCACCCATCCGCACCACTGATTTCCATCCTTGCAGTCAAGGCGCGCCCGCGCCAAAACTGCACGCAGAAAGAATCAGGCGAAGACATCCATGAACCAGAAGCGGATCGCGATTATCGGTGGCGGCCCGGCCGGCCTTGCGGCTGCCGAGCTGCTTTCGCTGTCCGGCCATGCGGTGACGGTCTATGACGCCATGCCGACCTTCGCTCGCAAGTTCCTGCTGGCCGGAAAGTCGGGTCTCAACATCACCCATTCCGAGGACTATGGCCGTTTCACCACGCGCTTCGGTGCGGCAGCCGCCCGCCTGCGCCCCGCGCTTGATGCCTTTACCCCCGATGATATCAGAGATTGGGCAGCAGAGCTCGGGACAGAGACCTTCGTCGGCTCGTCCGGCCGGGTTTTTCCGAAGGTGATGAAGGCCTCTCCCTTGCTGCGTGCCTGGCTCAGGCGGCTGGAGA
This Rhizobium sp. NZLR1 DNA region includes the following protein-coding sequences:
- the nrdE gene encoding class 1b ribonucleoside-diphosphate reductase subunit alpha, giving the protein MDTGTTLTRDAGAKPHNTFAHPAGERPLKAAEALDYHALNAMLNLYDDEGRIQLDKDRMAAKQYFLQHVNQNTVFFHNLREKLDYLVTEGYYEQEVLDQYSFNFVRDLFDQAYAKKFRFPTFLGAFKYYTSYTLKTFDGKRYLERYEDRICMVALALARGHEALARDVVEEIISGRFQPATPTFLNAGKKQRGELVSCFLLRVEDNMESIGRSINSALQLSKRGGGVALSLTNIREAGAPIKQIENQSSGIIPVMKLLEDSFSYANQLGARQGAGAVYLNAHHPDIMRFLDTKRENADEKIRIKTLSLGVVVPDITFELARNNEDMYLFSPYDVERVYGVPFTEISVTENYREMVADARIAKKKIKAREFFQVIAEIQFESGYPYLMFEDTVNRANPIAGRISMSNLCSEILQVSEASDYNDDLSYKHLGKDISCNLGSLNIAAAMDSANFGKTIETSIRALTAVSDMSHISSVPSIEKGNDESHAIGLGQMNLHGYLARERIFYGSEEGVDFTNIYFYTVTYHAIRASNLLAVERGTSFKSFENSKYASGEYFDKYTSQEWKPATEKVRTLFETAGIDIPTQEDWAALKKAVMTSGLYNQNLQAVPPTGSISYINHSTSSIHPIVSKIEIRKEGKIGRVYYPAPFMTNDNLDYYQDAYEIGPEKIVDTYAAATQHVDQGLSLTLFFRDTATTRDINKAQIHAWKKGIKTIYYIRLRQMALSGTEVQGCVSCTL
- the nrdI gene encoding class Ib ribonucleoside-diphosphate reductase assembly flavoprotein NrdI, encoding MGLIVYYSSRSENTHRFVAKLGMCAARIPTGAADAFRIREPFVLVVPTYSGDGGKGAVPKQVIRFLNDAESRGHIRGVIAAGNSNFGETYGLAGDVISQKCQVPYLYRFELLGTEADVANVKHGMERFWTREQL
- the nrdH gene encoding glutaredoxin-like protein NrdH — encoded protein: MTITVYSKPACVQCTATYRALDRLGVAYDIVDISEDAEALDRVRSLGYMQAPVVIAGEQHWAGFRPDMISALS
- a CDS encoding heavy metal translocating P-type ATPase, with translation MAETNETRYRVGGMDCAACATKIDTAVRRVAGVADVSVSVMAGTMTVRHDGNSDLKAIEKKVTGLGYSVSPFAGSTTPAKGHGAHDHHDHGHDHGDHAGHDHGDHDHASHDHAGHDHDHDHGQKEIEGLHRHDHAPMTGPWWQSKKGRLTILSGAALVAAYAIDHLVPAIASYAFIVAMLVGLVPIARRAVMAALSGTPFSIEMLMTIAAVGAVIINAGEEAATVVFLFLVGELLEGVAAGKARESIQSLTALVPKSALLEDNGQTREVPAESLAVGAIIMVRPGDRISADGVIISGESAIDEAPVTGESTPVRKGVDAVVFAGTVNGDAVLRVRVTAAAADNTIARIVKLVEEAQESKAPTERFIDRFSRYYTPGVVVVAALVAIVPPLLFGGSWGEWIYKGLAILLIGCPCALVISTPAAIAASLSSGARRGLLMKGGAVLETLGKVTMVAFDKTGTLTEGKPQVTDIISFGLSEAQVLSRAAVLEQGSSHPLALAILNRAKADGVPMPPAFELEALPGKGVSGKAGGEALDLLSPPAARERGALGAEQEARITDLNDEGKSVSVLLVNNVAAGLIAMRDEPREDAQAGLATLKSAGVKAMMLTGDNKRTAAAVAGMLGIDWRGEMMPEDKQRVVVELKREGFVVAKVGDGINDAPALAAADIGIAMGGGTDVALETADAAVLHGRVGDVARMIELSKRTMRNILQNITIALGLKAVFLVTTIAGITGLWPAILADTGATVLVTINALRLLRVRM
- a CDS encoding helix-turn-helix domain-containing protein, with protein sequence MKKITIGEAARQSGVKVPTVRYYESIGLLAAPSRSEGNQRSFEPADINRLAFIRHARELGFEIEAIRALLTLQDDPHQSCASADAIAKARLIEVEQRIRSLMALKAELETMVEGCGHGRVDQCRVIEVLADHGQCTHPHH